From Bos mutus isolate GX-2022 chromosome 5, NWIPB_WYAK_1.1, whole genome shotgun sequence, one genomic window encodes:
- the LOC102284891 gene encoding natural killer cells antigen CD94 isoform X2 translates to MAAFRTTAWRLISGVLGVICLVLMAALGVLLKNSLTKQSVQPGPSADLQEEYNLHEEEESCLGCSGSGCYSCQEKWIGYQCNCYFISNELKTRKDGRDFCVSHNSSLLQIQTRNELAFMKFSTSFYWIGLSYDEEHHAWLWEDNSTLSQDLSHLLLF, encoded by the exons ATGGCAG CTTTTCGGACCACTGCATGGAGGTTGATCTCTGGGGTCTTAGGAGTAATATGCCTTGTGTTGATGGCTGCTTTGGGAGTTCTGTTAAAAAATT CACTTACTAAACAAAGTGTTCAGCCTGGACCCTCTGCAGATCTTCAGGAAG AATATAATCTCCATGAAGAAGAAGAGTCATGTCTGGGTTGTTCAG gaTCTGGCTgttattcttgccaagaaaagtGGATTGGCTACCAATGCAACTGTTATTTCATTTCTAATGAATTAAAAACACGGAAAGACGGTAGGGATTTTTGTGTTTCTCATAATTCCAGTCTACTTCAGATACAAACCAGAAATGAACTG GCTTTTATGAAGTTCAGTACCAGTTTTTACTGGATTGGGCTTTCTTATGATGAAGAACATCACGCCTGGTTGTGGGAGGACAATTCTACTCTCTCCCAAGATCT
- the LOC102284891 gene encoding natural killer cells antigen CD94 isoform X1, translating into MAAFRTTAWRLISGVLGVICLVLMAALGVLLKNSLTKQSVQPGPSADLQEEYNLHEEEESCLGCSGSGCYSCQEKWIGYQCNCYFISNELKTRKDGRDFCVSHNSSLLQIQTRNELAFMKFSTSFYWIGLSYDEEHHAWLWEDNSTLSQDLLPFFKSVNPKNCIMYNPRGRILDAHCEKKFRYICKQQLV; encoded by the exons ATGGCAG CTTTTCGGACCACTGCATGGAGGTTGATCTCTGGGGTCTTAGGAGTAATATGCCTTGTGTTGATGGCTGCTTTGGGAGTTCTGTTAAAAAATT CACTTACTAAACAAAGTGTTCAGCCTGGACCCTCTGCAGATCTTCAGGAAG AATATAATCTCCATGAAGAAGAAGAGTCATGTCTGGGTTGTTCAG gaTCTGGCTgttattcttgccaagaaaagtGGATTGGCTACCAATGCAACTGTTATTTCATTTCTAATGAATTAAAAACACGGAAAGACGGTAGGGATTTTTGTGTTTCTCATAATTCCAGTCTACTTCAGATACAAACCAGAAATGAACTG GCTTTTATGAAGTTCAGTACCAGTTTTTACTGGATTGGGCTTTCTTATGATGAAGAACATCACGCCTGGTTGTGGGAGGACAATTCTACTCTCTCCCAAGATCT ACTTCCTTTCTTTAAATCTGTAAATCCAAAGAACTGCATTATGTATAACCCAAGAGGAAGGATTTTGGATGCACACTGTGAAAAGAAGTTTCGTTATATCTGTAAACAACAGCTTGTTTAG